The genomic DNA CCCCTTCAAACCATTTGTTGACTCCGCCACTGACCATAAACATACTTAACCCCCAACATGCTAAAATtcattccattttcaaattatgttattatatcatgtcaaaATTACCACCCCTCGAGCTAGCACCCGTGCGGAGAGAGTGGGGCACCACCCGACTTGAGGACTTAGACCATTTTGGAAACCATGAGGAATAACGACCGCCATATAATGGGAAAACTTTCTTTCCATGGAAGGGGCCTTTTGGACTATAATTTGAATCATTCTTTAGATGAggaattaaactttaaaaagaaaGGGATGATAGGTGGAAAATCTTATGGTATTAATCATGGAGTATTTAATTCTTATCCATTTGTTGAGGTTGTGATTGGACGAAAATGGAAGATATGAACAAAAGATATAAACCGCCTGTGAGATTGAACTTAACTGCGAGTATGGCCTCTATTGTTTATATGATTTTGAATGGGCCATGACGTTTTCACTGCGGTTTGCCTTTCCTCTGTGGTCATCAAGGAGAGGATCCCTAGTGGGGTGTAACTACTCCGCACGCAACGGCAGATGATGAGTGTAACTTATCCACCCCACTTCTGAGTACAGATATCGACTTTGCAGTTTTTCTGTCCATTGTTTAATTTTGGATTTGATCTTAGATAAGTGATAACTACCACATAAAGTTATGGTATGTTGTCTCTTGTACGGTTGTACCCAGGTGCTATCGTAGATGAAATGATAACCACCAATCTCTGAACCGCTCAAAGATCAAATTATATCAAGTCACCCCTTTCTCTTGAAGGCCCAGAAGGCTATAGTTCATATCAATCTCTCTTTCACTCATTCTCCCCATCCACCCAAAAGCCATGGTGGACAATAACCCCCCTAATCCTCATGCTATTCTGATCCCATACCCTCTACAAGGCCATGTCATCCCCTTCGTCCACCTGGCCATCAAGCTTGCCTCTAATGGCTTCACCATCACGTTCGTCAACACCCAGTCTGTTCACCACCAGATCTCCCAAGCCCAACCTCACAATTCCCCAGAAGATATCTTTGCCGGTGCCCGAAACTCTGGTCTCGACATCCGTTACGCCACCGTCAGCGATGGCTTTCCTGTTGGCTTCGACCGTTCCCTCAACCACGACCAGTTCATGGAGGGAATTCTCCACGTTTACTCCGCCCACGTCGACGAACTCGTCGGAAGTATTGTCCACTCCGACCCTCCGGCCACTTGCTTGATCGCTGACACCTTCTACGTCTGGCCCTCCAAGATTTCCAACAAGTACAATCTCGTTAACGTCTCTTTCTGGACCGAGCCAGCTTTGGTCCTCAGTCTCTACTATCACATGCACCTGCTTAGAAGCCATGGTCACTTCGCTTCTTTTGGTTTGTCGTCTCTTCTCTTCCTCATCAGTCCAGTACTAGAACTTTCCcaataaggaattttttttttttcctgattaTATGATTGAACTTGATATCAGACAACCGTGAGGACGCCATCGATTACATACCTGGAGTCCCAGAAATCAAACCGACGGACCTAACGTCATACCTTCAAGCCACGGACATAACAACCGTGGTTCACCGTATTATTTACAAGGCCTTTGATGACGTGAAGAGAGCTGATTTCATCATATGCAACACAGTTGAAGAACTCGAATCAAACACCATCTCAGCTATCCATCAGAAGCAGCCATACTATGCAATTGGGCCCCTCTTCCCCACTGGCTTCACCAAGAGCCCCGTGCCCATGAACATGTGGTCTGAGTCTGACTGCGCCCACTGGCTCACCGCCAGGCCTAATGGCTCGGTGTTGTACCTCTCTTTTGGTAGCTACGCTCACACCAGTAAGCATAACATAGTGGAGATTGCCCATGGACTTTTGCTCAGTGGTGTGAATTTTATTTGGGTGATTCGCCCGGACATCGTCAGCAGCGATGAGCCCCAGCCACTGCCCGTTGGATTCGAAGATCAGATTAAGGACAGAGGGTTGATTGTGCCATGGTGCTCTCAGATTGAGGTCATCTCGCATCCGGCCATCGGAGGGTTCGTAACTCACTGTGGGTGGAATTCCATCCTGGAGAGTGTATGGTGTACGGTTCCCCTGCTGTGTTACCCTCTGTTGACCGACCAGTTTACTAATAGGAAATTGGTGGTGGATGATTGGAAGATCGGGATCAACCTCTGTGATGGGAGGCGAATGACAAGGGAGGAAGTTTCGGAGAAGATCAGCCGTGTGATGTTTGGGAAAACGGCTGATGATTTGAGAAAGCAGATCAAGGATGTGAGAAAGACACTCGAGAATGCGGTGAGCCCCGTCGGATCTTCGGAAAGGAATTTCAGTCAGTTCGTGAAGGAGGCAGGGGACAAgattcaggaaaaaaaaaaagttcggATGAGGTGAACCCATGTATTTTGACGGTTTGCTTTTGTTAAATCAGTCAAACAGTGACTAAGAAATGGTCGACCACTCCATGCCCAGTCCCTTCATCGTTTCTCTTACTCTCAGCCCAGCCCATTATGGCATTGGGAAAAATCTGGTAATTTCACTTGTCCTGAAATTATCAAACTGTTAGCCCATTAGGATTCGGAAGCCCAGAGCCCACTTCCTGCCCTTTTTGCTTACATTGGGCCGGAATGATACGACTTCTTATAAAATGACCTCTTTTGTTGGACCCTAACAGCTCCACAACCCACAAACTGACCCGGAATTCAATGAATGTATTATGACATATTCCTTAAAGATAAGAAATTAATGGATATTAGAATGTTTGTTAGGTGAAGCACAAGCTCGATAAATTAAGAAATAGTTCCAGCACACATGGCCTGCCAATCTTGACCACTGAAACCAAAATTCGTCCAATTGtcttctacttttatttttaaaataaactaataagCCCACCTCCGAGGTCTACGTCAACATCACGGATACTTCAGTCCGTCCTCATGCTTTTTGTACTTCGATCAACCCTCATtgtttttgttgatattagttctttttttcaaaagaaaaaattactcTTATGAATCTTCATCAGACTTCTTCCCCGATCTTCCCTCGCTAAagctaaaaaatttatttgcctaataaaaaaaattgaaaaaaaaaattattaactaaaTGAAAATGGATCATAACCTAAATGGGCTCATTAAACAAACGGGTAGACGAAAGCCCATTGAAGAATAGAAAGGATGCATGACGCAGTCAAAGGAAAGACGCCAACTACCCACCCTTCCACTCACCAGTCTTCAAAAATGACGGTGGTGATGAAAGTAATACGTGGACCCATACAATAATGGGCCGTTCTGAATTAGTAAACTGGTTGGTGTGGACACTGACAGCCGATGCCGTTTCGTGGGCTTATCTCAAATTTGTGAACCTGGACCAATTTGCAGAACCTAAATTCACGTATGGGGGGCCtgaatttcttcatattttcagATTTGTCCCACTTGGTCGAATAGAACATTCTGGACCAGCAGCAGCGGCTCTGATTTAGAGCAATTCCAGAACTTTCCTAAGGTCATAACCGTAATTAGATTTATCAGAGAAAGATATTTGTATTGGTATAATGATATCTAacgaaaaatgttaaaatttggATAACGATTTTGGATTTAGATCACTAATTAAAATAGTGTGTGAtatccactattttttttccttaaaaatgggaaacctttttttaaaaatttatataaaatatatgaatttttatatttttaaaaattatcaaaatctcTTAAATTAATAAGCTTATTGATGAATTTAACACATggtttggaatttatttttttattttttattttttgaaaagtatgattttttttcacccATTTTTCATGTTAATTGGATTAGCATTTgagttataaattatttttaaaaattattaggttCAGATCCAATTCATCGagtctaaattatttttaaaaatgtaataaattttatgaattttaaaatgcctaatgaattagaaaatttagaaaattattttgttccctttttcttttcctttttttttcaaataatgtgaatttaatttaatattttttaagatatataaaTACCAATTTCACAACCTATTTTgcctattaaaataattttaaatcattattttttgctatcaaaattatgaaaaagtggcaacatctttaaaatatatatatatatcttttgtgATCCTTTTGTactatgttttctatttttgttccTTGTTTGgcttatttacaaataaaaatctaaatttggTTAGATTATTAACATGATCCGTTATCATTACGGActataatgaataattattctCAAGCGTTAACATAACCTAGAGAAATAAAAGAGCCTAGCCACCTGGTGTTACCCATTTtggttaataaaataaaaataaatatttaaaatttatattttgtccATTTTCCAATCAATTAATTACTAAGAAAGGTATTCGtgaatacaaaattttaaaattattttcttaaaaaccatatacatttattttttaaaaatatgaaattatttcaaacataaattaaaatgtgtttgacaatgtttttaGGAGAATAATTCATCaagtgaatttttaaaataacaaattttcaaTGTTATAAGAGCACAATAagtttagaaaatgtttttaactttttttaatatttagaaagttttgttttttaaatattagaaagtgTAGAAACTCTTCTAAAAATCACTGTTAAACacaataagtgattttttttagatttttcaaaatattttacaaattttattaaacatctttcttcaaaaatattttttagactaaaaaatacttcataaaatcattctcaaacacattgaaaatgtgtttggaaatgttttttCGTGAAGTATTTTTAGGATaataagggtttgtttgataattattttaaaaaatatttatgaaaaatgattttttagaacaattttttaaatttgttatttaatttttataaaacaaaagtatgtttgaaaacctaaaatattttaaacataattctaatatttttaaaaataaaatttatatttaatattttatttttaatcattctacatatctatataattatttcttaaaacaatcctcataaaataagtgaaaataataacaaataattaaaagatgttttctgaaaacatcctaaaaaaaaaaaccaaaaacagattttaattatcaaaagtgtttttctatgttttttgttttaaagaatagaaaattattgtaaaaaataatttccaaacataTCTTAAtataaaacactataaataatttttcagatttttcaaatattaaaaaagaaattctaaattttacaaaacaattaatgggtttttttagaaatatgatAAGCCTTTCGTGCAATCCATGTGACATGGAATCTATAagacatatttaaaaattctatgcaaaattaaaagattaaatttaaaaaattaaaatatccaATGGGGTGATGGCAGCAGgagtgagaaaagaaaaagagagaaaaaaaaagaaagaagaggaaagtagaaaaggaaacaaatcctcatataaatttgaaagtaaaaaaataaaaaattagaaaacttgCACAAGTAAAAAAGCAAGCAAGTGAACAAAACCCTTTCTTTTTATACAAGAAACGGAGCTGCGCTCCCTATAAATACCCAATATCCCCTTCCCCAATTCTTCAGATCCCATTTCACAGATTTTTCCCTTCTTCCGGTGAACGTTGTCGTTGCAGGGAATCCTACACCATGAGCAACCAAGCCGAATCCTCCGATTCGTAAGTCTTTCATTCCCAGATCTACAAATTTTCCAACAATTCACCGATTCttgagtttcattttttttttttcttttcagcaaGGGAACGAAGAGAGATTTCAGTACTGCGATTTTGGAGCGCAAGAAGGCTGCGAATCGTCTTGTCGTTGACGAAGCTGTTAACGATGACAACTCGGTCGTTGCGCTTCACCCCGACACTATGGAGAAACTGCAACTCTTTCGCGGCGACACAATCCTGATCAAGGTCAACTCTTGTGTTCTGTtcttctttttaagagaataaagttcaattatttggatgatattttttggtttttcgtAATTTCGGTATGGTTTTGGTTTGCAaagttgattttgatttgggttTTGTTTGATTGGCGTGGGCTTTTGATTTAGATAAGTTTTAATGTTTCTTTTTGAATCGTTTGaagttcattttatttttatgtttttgctTCTAAAATTTATAGATGGGGTTGGTGGTGTGGTGGGTATTGCTGTGATTTGGGTTTTGCGTGGTCATGCTCGGTTCATGCAAATTAGGGTTTTGGTGTTAATTCTTTCGAATCTGAGTGATTTGTTGTTGTAGTTTTGGGAATTGTAATTGCGGTTCTTGTAGTTTTAACAAAGATTAAATTGATTGGTGGATTGTTGCTTTATCCACCTATAATGAATGGAACTCTTGATTGATGaacttttttgaaaagttgGTGAGGTTTTTTTATTAGGGTTCAATTCGTTTTGGAGACATATTTTCTGGGTAGAGAATCATTGTTCAGGTTCTGGTTATCCGTTTCAATCAGAGCCTTCACCAAGATGACCCTCCTTTGTGAGATGGGGTTGATATGCCTAATAATTCTATCAATGTATTTCTgttattaattgaattaaattactTGACTGTTATTGCAATCcagggaaagaaaaggaaagataCTATCTGCATTGCTCTTGCTGATGATACCTGTGATGAACCAAAGATTAGAATGAACAAGGTTGTGAGATCAAACCTGAGGGTCAGGCTAGGCGACGTGGTTTCTGTGCACCAATGTCCTGATGTCAAATATGGAAAGAGAGTGCACATCCTCCCTGTGGATGACACTATTGAAGGTGTCACAGGGAATCTATTTGATGCATATTTGAAACGTGAGTTCATTTTCTTgctgattttttaatttacccCATGTAATACTTCcgtttatatttttctattatatagtCAGAAGACAAgttggattttttatttgattaaatagatAAGAGTAGGGAATTCTATCTGTATGGTTATAAGTGTATTCCTGTTCTTCACATTTATTTGAACTATCTTTAAGCATTGTTGGCTAGTTCAATGCCCAACCATTTGATTAAGTGTGTATGGTATGCACACACAAACATGAAATATGCCTTTTGGTTAATAATGAAAAAGATAATGATTGGAAGGTAGTATCATGATTTGAATGTGAATTTAGGATAGTGAAAGTGTTCCCTAACCACTAAACCAATGCCCCTCTTCTATTGGATAAGAACAGATTATTGGTGATTTGTGGTCCAAACAGTGTAGCAGGCTTTATTTCCAGGATCAACATGTGCATTTTCAAGCTCTAGCACATTTTCCATGGTTCAAGTGTCACatgatttaatgatttaaagatGATCCAAGTAGAGATTGATGTTAATAACAGTTTCTATCATCAGTTCCTCAATAGTCTGTTCTGCTGCATCCGTCTCTGATATTTGCAATCTGAGTTTAGCTAGGTAAAGCAGTAATATATTCCACTTAACATCTTCAGGCGCCCTGTATATGCTGGGAGTACTTTCATGGGCTTATTTATTGGTTAATGCGACTTTTGTTTGTGTCTcaagcataaaataaataactgcTATGTAAGACTGCATGTTGTACATATGATATCTTTACCTATCCCCTTTTTTCTATGTTCAGATACTCATAAAGGAGTCCCGGTTGCTCTTTAATCCTAAAATAGATCATCTGCTTGTAATGACTTTAAAGCATAcacattcaatttctttttaatatcttttgaTAGTCagggaataaaatatttagtaatTGGTTAATGATTCATGTATCCTTGTGACAGAAAGTATGATCAAGTGGTCATTTGATCAGACATACTTCTGTTGAGTGCatgtgaatttatttatttatttttggtatgTGGCATGACTGGTTTCTGagtctattttcatatttgcaGCTTACTTCCTTGAGGCATACCGCCCAGTGAGGAAGGGTGATCTGTTTCTTGTCAGAGGAGGAATGAGAAGTGTAGAATTCAAGGTAATTGAGACTGACCCTGCTGAGTACTGTGTGGTGGCCCCAGACACAGAGATCTTTTGTGAAGGAGAGCCTGTGAGAAGGGAGGATGAGGACCGATTAGATGAGGTTGGTTATGATGATGTTGGTGGAGTCCGAAAACAGATGGCTCAGATCCGGGAGCTGGTGGAGCTGCCGCTTCGTCATCCCCAGTTATTTAAATCAATTGGTGTGAAGCCACCAAAAGGGATTCTGC from Vitis riparia cultivar Riparia Gloire de Montpellier isolate 1030 chromosome 8, EGFV_Vit.rip_1.0, whole genome shotgun sequence includes the following:
- the LOC117919596 gene encoding UDP-glycosyltransferase 86A1, with product MVDNNPPNPHAILIPYPLQGHVIPFVHLAIKLASNGFTITFVNTQSVHHQISQAQPHNSPEDIFAGARNSGLDIRYATVSDGFPVGFDRSLNHDQFMEGILHVYSAHVDELVGSIVHSDPPATCLIADTFYVWPSKISNKYNLVNVSFWTEPALVLSLYYHMHLLRSHGHFASFDNREDAIDYIPGVPEIKPTDLTSYLQATDITTVVHRIIYKAFDDVKRADFIICNTVEELESNTISAIHQKQPYYAIGPLFPTGFTKSPVPMNMWSESDCAHWLTARPNGSVLYLSFGSYAHTSKHNIVEIAHGLLLSGVNFIWVIRPDIVSSDEPQPLPVGFEDQIKDRGLIVPWCSQIEVISHPAIGGFVTHCGWNSILESVWCTVPLLCYPLLTDQFTNRKLVVDDWKIGINLCDGRRMTREEVSEKISRVMFGKTADDLRKQIKDVRKTLENAVSPVGSSERNFSQFVKEAGDKIQEKKKVRMR